Proteins encoded by one window of Mycoplasma capricolum subsp. capricolum ATCC 27343:
- the mgtA gene encoding magnesium-translocating P-type ATPase, with protein sequence MFLFKERKFSPKKITRHKKKTHFANERFIKQVSNLEQNEVLEILQLKHFGLTNEQFELRLKKYGTNELKKKKFNLLTEFLHAFFGPFNIILLLISLYNFISYATNGFYQETNSSDSKFELVGALIVLVMVLGSGLASFIQSLRSHLVTKKISSIVKSTTNIIRHKNDEDVEDYIKITKRNQLDLIRLGEEIDVKQLVPGDLIYLSSGDMLPADVRIIQSTDLFINQSSLTGESIPVEKHANNKKNTNNILDLENICYTGTSVVSGSALAVVLATANDTYFSTISKAILEKRPDSSFTKGIKQVTRMLLIFMLVMVPTVYLAKSIIGTISSGGSFDNIKDNPWFQAIFFAVAVAVGLTPEMLPMIVTTNLANGASRMSKQKVVVKQLEAIQSLGAIDVLCTDKTGTLTNDKIELVDYLRVDKKADPTLLKYLYINSYYQTGLKNPMDKAIVDYVNKHNHNFSIQDITKIDEIPFDFNRRKLTIIFDDENEKRFMVTKGSVEEILNSCTRVIQDDKVVNLTDTFKRQIIAYYEKINQQGKRLLGIAYKKIRDNQAKFSPKDEESLIFMGFASFLDTPKPSTKQTIKLLKKYGVDLKILTGDSEPITRAICKMVNLDIKGLVTGEEIDAASDYELKKIVEDNNIFVKLNPLQKVKIIQVLKQNNHVVGYMGDGINDAPVLRQSDVAISVNNATEIAKDASDIILLEKSLLVLEKGIIQGRTIFGNILKYIKITTASNFGNSLSVLIGTVWLPFSPMAPAQILLQNLIYDFSQFGVALDKVDATFLTSPQRWQSKDLLPFTTINGTISTFFDLITFAIAGYYFGYITSYNNAIASSDTSLANISLAKFHACWFIIGLLSQTFVFQVLRTERLPIIQSRSTWPVYVIGAMATIIAFMIVYVSQIGNLVQLTSPGLIYIPISITIIFSYCVVAQLTKMVYKKIFKKWL encoded by the coding sequence ATGTTTTTATTTAAAGAGAGAAAATTTTCTCCTAAAAAAATAACAAGACACAAAAAAAAGACCCACTTTGCAAATGAAAGATTCATTAAACAAGTTAGTAATTTAGAACAAAATGAAGTATTAGAAATATTACAACTTAAACATTTTGGACTTACTAACGAACAATTTGAATTAAGATTAAAAAAATATGGAACTAATGAGTTAAAAAAGAAAAAGTTTAACTTATTAACAGAGTTTTTACACGCTTTTTTTGGTCCATTTAATATCATTTTATTACTGATTTCTTTATATAATTTTATCTCATATGCTACTAATGGTTTTTATCAAGAAACAAATAGTAGTGATTCTAAATTTGAATTAGTAGGTGCACTAATTGTTTTAGTAATGGTTCTTGGAAGTGGTTTAGCTTCTTTTATTCAATCATTAAGATCTCATTTAGTTACTAAAAAAATTAGTTCTATTGTTAAAAGTACTACTAATATTATCAGACATAAAAATGACGAAGATGTAGAAGATTATATAAAAATAACTAAAAGAAATCAGTTAGATTTAATTAGACTTGGTGAAGAAATTGATGTTAAACAACTAGTTCCAGGTGATTTAATCTATTTATCAAGTGGTGATATGTTACCTGCTGATGTTAGAATTATTCAATCAACTGATTTATTTATTAATCAATCATCTTTAACTGGAGAATCAATACCAGTTGAAAAACATGCAAATAATAAAAAAAATACAAATAATATTTTGGACTTAGAAAATATTTGTTATACAGGAACTAGTGTAGTTTCTGGTAGTGCTTTAGCTGTAGTTCTAGCAACTGCAAATGACACTTACTTTTCAACTATTAGTAAAGCTATTTTAGAAAAACGTCCTGATTCAAGCTTTACTAAAGGAATTAAACAAGTAACAAGAATGTTATTAATTTTTATGCTTGTAATGGTTCCAACTGTTTATTTAGCAAAATCAATTATTGGAACTATTTCAAGCGGTGGTTCTTTTGACAATATTAAAGATAACCCTTGATTTCAAGCAATCTTTTTTGCTGTAGCTGTTGCAGTTGGATTAACTCCTGAAATGTTACCAATGATAGTAACTACTAATTTAGCAAATGGAGCTTCTAGAATGTCAAAACAAAAAGTTGTAGTAAAACAATTAGAAGCAATTCAGTCACTTGGAGCTATTGATGTTTTGTGTACTGATAAAACTGGTACATTAACAAATGATAAAATAGAACTTGTTGACTATTTAAGAGTTGATAAAAAAGCAGATCCAACATTATTAAAATATCTATATATTAATAGTTATTATCAAACTGGGTTAAAAAATCCAATGGATAAAGCAATTGTTGATTATGTTAATAAACACAATCACAACTTTTCTATTCAAGATATTACTAAAATTGATGAAATACCTTTTGATTTTAATAGAAGAAAACTAACTATTATTTTTGATGATGAAAACGAAAAACGTTTTATGGTTACAAAAGGTAGTGTTGAAGAAATTTTAAATTCTTGCACAAGAGTTATTCAAGATGATAAAGTTGTTAATTTAACTGATACTTTTAAAAGACAAATTATTGCTTATTATGAAAAAATCAATCAACAAGGTAAACGTTTACTAGGTATTGCGTATAAAAAAATTAGAGATAATCAAGCTAAATTTAGTCCAAAAGATGAAGAGTCATTAATCTTTATGGGATTTGCTTCATTTTTAGATACACCAAAGCCATCAACAAAACAAACTATTAAGCTATTAAAAAAATACGGAGTAGATTTAAAAATTTTAACTGGAGATAGTGAACCTATAACTAGAGCTATTTGTAAAATGGTTAATTTAGATATTAAGGGTTTAGTAACTGGTGAAGAAATTGATGCTGCTAGTGATTATGAATTAAAAAAGATTGTCGAAGATAATAATATTTTTGTTAAATTAAATCCACTACAAAAAGTTAAAATTATTCAAGTTTTAAAACAAAATAATCATGTAGTTGGTTATATGGGAGATGGTATTAATGATGCTCCTGTGTTAAGACAATCTGATGTTGCTATTTCAGTTAATAATGCAACAGAAATTGCCAAAGATGCTAGTGATATTATTTTATTAGAAAAATCATTATTAGTTTTAGAAAAAGGAATTATTCAAGGAAGAACTATTTTTGGAAATATTTTAAAATATATTAAAATAACAACTGCTTCAAATTTTGGAAATTCATTATCAGTTTTAATTGGAACAGTTTGATTACCATTTTCACCAATGGCACCTGCTCAAATTTTATTACAAAATTTAATTTATGACTTTTCACAATTTGGAGTTGCACTAGATAAAGTTGATGCTACGTTTTTAACATCTCCTCAGCGATGGCAATCAAAAGACCTCTTACCATTTACAACAATTAATGGGACAATAAGTACATTTTTTGATTTAATAACATTTGCAATTGCAGGCTATTATTTTGGTTATATTACTAGTTATAATAATGCAATTGCTTCTAGTGATACTTCATTAGCTAACATATCACTAGCTAAATTCCATGCTTGTTGATTTATTATTGGTTTATTATCTCAAACATTTGTTTTCCAAGTATTGCGTACTGAAAGACTACCAATAATTCAATCTCGTTCAACTTGACCTGTTTATGTAATTGGAGCTATGGCTACAATAATTGCTTTTATGATTGTTTATGTAAGTCAAATTGGAAATTTGGTTCAATTAACAAGTCCGGGATTAATTTATATTCCTATTTCGATCACAATTATTTTTAGTTATTGTGTAGTTGCTCAACTAACTAAAATGGTTTATAAAAAAATCTTTAAAAAATGATTATAA
- a CDS encoding arginine deiminase, whose amino-acid sequence MEKKINVFSEIGTLKTVLVHRPGDEIENLTPELLERLLFDDVPFKDVAVKEHDAFTKIMRDNGVEVLYIEKLAAETLDQHPDLREKFIDQFISEANIEDKYKEKYRDFISSLDNYRMIKKMIAGTKKLELGIDEGYKAYPFIADPLPNVLFQRDPFSSVGFGITMNRMWSVTRNRETIFPDLVFKHHNRFANQVPYYYERDWKEETIEGGDILVLNKETLIIGVTQRTTLKAIEKFSERLFNDPESSYSKVIALDLPKSRAFMHLDTVFTNIDYDKFIAHPLIFDCIDEFKIYEVSKQGTKEVKKTLIELLSDAAGREVQIIRCGGNDVVGASREQWNDGTNVVALRPGKVIAYERNWITIDLLRKAGVEVLTIASSELSRGRGGPRCMTMPLWREDLQEIKR is encoded by the coding sequence ATGGAAAAAAAGATAAATGTTTTTTCTGAAATAGGAACTTTAAAAACAGTTCTTGTTCATAGGCCAGGAGATGAAATTGAAAATTTAACTCCTGAACTTTTAGAAAGATTATTATTTGATGATGTTCCCTTTAAGGATGTAGCTGTTAAAGAACACGATGCTTTTACTAAGATTATGCGTGATAATGGAGTAGAAGTTTTATATATTGAAAAACTAGCTGCAGAAACTTTAGATCAACACCCAGACTTAAGAGAAAAATTTATCGATCAGTTTATTTCAGAAGCAAATATTGAAGATAAATATAAAGAAAAATACCGCGATTTTATTAGTAGCTTAGATAATTATAGAATGATTAAAAAAATGATTGCTGGGACTAAAAAGCTTGAATTAGGTATTGATGAAGGATATAAAGCATACCCTTTTATAGCAGATCCGCTACCAAATGTTTTATTCCAAAGAGATCCATTTTCAAGTGTTGGTTTTGGAATAACAATGAATAGAATGTGATCTGTAACAAGAAACAGAGAAACAATTTTCCCTGATTTAGTATTTAAACATCACAATAGATTTGCAAATCAAGTACCTTACTATTATGAAAGAGATTGAAAAGAAGAAACCATTGAAGGTGGAGACATTTTAGTTTTAAATAAAGAAACTTTAATAATTGGAGTTACTCAAAGAACCACATTAAAAGCAATTGAAAAATTTAGTGAAAGACTATTTAATGATCCAGAATCAAGTTATAGTAAAGTTATTGCTTTAGATCTCCCAAAATCTCGTGCATTTATGCATTTAGATACTGTATTTACAAACATTGATTATGATAAATTTATTGCTCACCCATTAATTTTTGATTGCATCGATGAGTTTAAAATTTATGAAGTTTCAAAACAAGGAACCAAAGAAGTTAAAAAAACACTAATCGAATTATTAAGTGATGCAGCAGGAAGAGAAGTTCAAATTATTCGATGTGGTGGTAATGATGTTGTTGGTGCTAGTAGAGAACAGTGAAATGATGGAACTAATGTTGTAGCATTAAGACCAGGTAAAGTTATTGCTTATGAAAGAAACTGAATAACAATTGACTTATTAAGAAAAGCGGGTGTTGAAGTATTAACTATTGCTTCATCAGAATTATCGCGTGGTAGAGGTGGCCCAAGATGTATGACTATGCCACTATGAAGAGAAGATTTACAAGAAATTAAAAGATAA
- the argF gene encoding ornithine carbamoyltransferase: MALNLKGKSFLKLLDFSPREIRYLLDLSRDLKRAKYAGNEVQTMQGKNVVLLFQKDSTRTRCAFEVAALDQGAHVTYLGPSGSQFGKKESVADTAKVLGRMYDAIEFRGYEQSVVEDLAKYSGVPVYNGLTNEFHPTQILADFLTVEEYKGNLKGLKFVFAGDTRNNVATSLMVGCAKMGMHFVGAAPKELWPSEDLVNQSKEIAKETNATISFVEDMKQACSDADVIYTDVWVSMGEPAEVWESRINLLKPFQVNMDAIKVAKPDVIFMHCLPSFHDLNTEVGRQIYEKFGIPEMEVTNEVFESKHSVVFEEAENRLHTIKAVMVATIGK, from the coding sequence ATGGCTTTAAATTTAAAAGGTAAAAGTTTTTTAAAATTATTAGATTTTTCTCCAAGAGAAATTAGATATTTACTAGATTTATCTAGAGATTTGAAAAGAGCAAAGTATGCTGGTAATGAAGTTCAAACAATGCAAGGAAAAAACGTTGTTTTACTATTTCAAAAAGATTCAACTAGAACTAGATGTGCTTTTGAAGTAGCAGCATTAGATCAAGGTGCTCACGTTACTTATTTAGGACCATCAGGATCTCAATTTGGTAAAAAAGAATCAGTAGCAGATACTGCAAAAGTTTTAGGTAGAATGTATGATGCTATTGAATTTAGAGGATATGAGCAAAGTGTTGTTGAAGATCTTGCAAAATATTCAGGAGTTCCAGTTTATAATGGATTAACTAATGAATTTCACCCAACTCAAATTCTTGCAGATTTTTTAACAGTTGAAGAATATAAAGGTAATCTAAAAGGTCTAAAATTTGTTTTTGCAGGAGATACTAGAAATAACGTAGCAACTTCATTAATGGTTGGTTGTGCAAAAATGGGAATGCACTTTGTGGGAGCTGCTCCAAAAGAATTATGACCAAGTGAAGATTTAGTAAATCAATCTAAAGAAATTGCAAAAGAAACAAATGCTACAATTTCATTTGTTGAAGACATGAAACAAGCATGTAGTGATGCTGATGTAATTTATACTGATGTATGAGTTTCAATGGGTGAACCAGCTGAAGTATGAGAATCACGTATTAACTTATTAAAACCATTCCAAGTTAATATGGATGCAATTAAAGTTGCTAAGCCTGATGTAATTTTTATGCACTGTTTACCATCATTTCATGATTTAAACACTGAAGTTGGAAGACAAATTTATGAAAAATTTGGAATTCCTGAAATGGAAGTGACAAATGAAGTATTTGAATCTAAACACTCAGTTGTTTTTGAAGAAGCTGAAAATAGACTTCATACAATTAAAGCTGTTATGGTTGCAACAATAGGCAAATAA
- a CDS encoding YfcC family protein, with protein sequence MLSAFSILFITIAILVLISWIFKWAGVTVQISTDKGVETKTILAVGIFDLFKAPMQGFIDRAEIIVFILSLGAFINVVVASQALEGFSQLIVSKMKGKEIWAIVSLMIFFGICGTAEGMAEESLGFYMICIPLMIAAGFDKFTGLLIVLVGAGTGVLASTVNPFLISIAVDSLNKAGKITNTGDGLVWRLVSFIVLMSISITMVVLYAKKVKNNPAKSIVFKTLEEDKEFFLSNSTEKIEMNWRRKLTISIFGVAFLIMIFYLVGWDAILGNKNSEILANFVKEHIPYLTGTDDGFGHGGLESVAAIFLISSILLAIVNSLGEEKFIKEFMAGACDLLGVCLVLAVAAGITWILKVTRMQELFVAGLQSSIGAIKSPILILLVMFLLFILLSFLIPSTSGFAGAVFPLLIGVVLKQQDVLASGSITAFSFASGLVNLITPTSGVVMGAIAITRIDYGKFVKGISPFVAVLSVSSLTLLLIGGAIGGTIA encoded by the coding sequence ATGCTGTCTGCATTCTCAATACTATTTATCACAATTGCTATATTAGTTTTAATATCTTGAATATTTAAATGAGCAGGGGTTACAGTACAAATTTCAACAGATAAGGGAGTAGAAACTAAAACAATTTTAGCTGTTGGTATATTTGATTTATTTAAAGCACCTATGCAAGGATTCATTGATAGAGCTGAAATTATAGTCTTTATTCTTTCTTTAGGAGCATTTATAAATGTAGTTGTCGCATCACAAGCTTTAGAAGGATTTTCTCAATTGATAGTTTCTAAAATGAAAGGTAAAGAAATTTGAGCAATTGTTTCATTGATGATATTTTTTGGTATTTGTGGAACTGCAGAAGGTATGGCTGAAGAATCATTAGGATTTTATATGATATGTATTCCTTTAATGATTGCAGCTGGATTTGATAAATTTACAGGTTTATTAATTGTTTTAGTTGGTGCTGGAACAGGAGTTCTTGCTTCAACTGTTAATCCATTCTTGATTAGTATTGCTGTTGATAGTTTAAATAAAGCAGGAAAAATAACAAACACTGGTGATGGATTAGTTTGGCGTTTAGTATCTTTTATAGTTTTAATGAGCATATCAATTACTATGGTTGTTCTTTATGCTAAAAAAGTTAAAAATAACCCTGCTAAATCAATAGTATTTAAAACTTTAGAAGAAGATAAAGAATTTTTCTTATCAAATTCTACTGAAAAAATAGAAATGAATTGAAGAAGAAAATTAACAATTTCAATATTTGGTGTTGCATTTTTAATAATGATATTTTATTTAGTGGGATGAGATGCAATTTTAGGTAATAAAAACTCTGAAATATTAGCTAACTTTGTTAAAGAACACATTCCATACCTAACAGGAACTGATGATGGTTTTGGTCATGGTGGATTAGAATCAGTAGCGGCTATATTCTTAATCAGCTCAATTTTATTAGCAATTGTTAACTCTTTAGGAGAAGAAAAATTTATTAAAGAATTTATGGCTGGTGCTTGCGATCTTTTAGGAGTATGTTTAGTTCTTGCTGTTGCTGCTGGTATTACTTGAATATTAAAAGTAACACGTATGCAAGAACTATTTGTAGCAGGATTACAGTCATCAATAGGTGCGATTAAATCACCAATATTAATTCTTTTAGTAATGTTTTTATTATTTATCCTATTATCATTTTTAATTCCTTCAACTAGTGGATTTGCAGGTGCAGTATTTCCATTGTTAATTGGTGTTGTTTTAAAACAACAAGATGTATTAGCTTCAGGATCAATTACAGCATTTTCATTTGCATCAGGGTTAGTTAATTTAATCACTCCAACAAGTGGTGTTGTTATGGGAGCTATTGCAATTACAAGAATCGATTATGGAAAATTTGTAAAAGGTATTAGTCCATTTGTAGCAGTATTATCAGTAAGTTCATTAACCTTATTATTGATAGGTGGAGCAATTGGTGGAACAATTGCATAA
- a CDS encoding ROK family protein has product MKKILGIDLGGTSAKVGIISQSGDLEHSFSITNPKTKIIENLYFEIQKTLKTLNIDEKNIMLVGITAPGFVDHDKGIVIMAPNIENGWFNYDLKSEAEFLFKKPVYVINDVNAAALGEYKKGSGLVYKSGLFYWLGTGIGGAIISDGKLISGSHGFAGEFGHGGSNQYNLKCNCGLDNCIEKVCSATTIPNSLLKILNNKYPEFYQKHFSNIKNLDMKLLFEIYNNLNKPIELKIVY; this is encoded by the coding sequence ATGAAAAAAATATTAGGAATAGATCTTGGTGGAACTTCAGCAAAAGTTGGAATTATTTCACAAAGCGGAGATTTAGAACATAGTTTTTCTATAACTAATCCAAAAACTAAAATTATAGAAAACTTATATTTTGAAATTCAAAAAACTTTAAAGACACTAAACATAGATGAAAAAAACATTATGTTAGTTGGAATAACAGCTCCTGGATTTGTTGATCATGATAAAGGGATTGTAATTATGGCTCCAAATATTGAAAATGGATGATTTAATTATGATTTAAAAAGTGAAGCTGAATTTTTATTTAAAAAACCTGTTTATGTAATTAATGATGTCAATGCTGCTGCACTTGGTGAATATAAAAAAGGATCAGGATTAGTTTATAAATCAGGTTTATTTTATTGATTGGGGACTGGAATTGGTGGAGCTATAATTTCTGATGGAAAACTAATTTCAGGATCACATGGATTTGCTGGAGAATTTGGACACGGTGGAAGTAATCAATACAATTTAAAATGCAATTGTGGATTAGATAATTGTATTGAAAAAGTATGCTCAGCTACAACCATACCAAACTCACTTTTAAAAATTTTAAATAATAAATATCCTGAATTTTATCAAAAACATTTTTCAAATATTAAAAATTTAGATATGAAGCTTTTATTTGAAATCTATAACAATTTAAATAAACCAATAGAGTTAAAAATAGTTTATTAG
- a CDS encoding serine hydrolase domain-containing protein — translation MEFVNIEKTINSFIKNKYFKGATIRIAKDKKIIYAKQFGYNDQNNTILLKGDEIYQAYSMTKPITTLAFLLLVDKKLVSLDDDLSKYIPSFKDKNIKIWNLLTMTSGLTYSGNKSNTQLQIKKILENWKLNNLTLEQLCDELSKVDLLFIPSTNWYYGLSLDVLSRVIEIVSNKTYRDFVKEEVFNKLNMNDSDYYLFDNKRKANVFKWSYKEDQNHLDQVENFDFLFQSIDKLSVCNLGGSGLFTTADDYLKFLNVLIDGKLEDNTQFISLDLLNEMKSDQLTKHNLKQFFNWNLNEDYSYGFGGRVRIKNQLYPLTEVGEYGWDGLLGSSGLIDTKNKITMTIMLSSHPGHNKLVETEFFDALYQDLRLNNLA, via the coding sequence ATGGAATTTGTTAATATTGAAAAAACAATTAACTCTTTTATAAAAAATAAATATTTTAAAGGTGCAACAATTAGAATTGCTAAAGACAAAAAAATTATTTATGCTAAACAATTTGGATATAATGATCAAAATAATACTATTTTATTAAAAGGTGATGAAATTTATCAAGCTTATTCAATGACTAAACCTATAACTACGCTAGCATTTTTACTTTTAGTAGATAAAAAACTAGTTAGTTTAGATGATGATTTATCTAAATATATTCCATCATTTAAAGATAAGAATATTAAAATTTGAAACTTATTAACTATGACTTCAGGTTTAACTTATAGTGGTAATAAGTCAAATACTCAACTTCAAATTAAAAAAATATTAGAAAATTGAAAGCTAAATAATTTAACTTTAGAACAATTATGTGATGAATTAAGTAAAGTTGATTTATTATTTATTCCATCAACTAATTGATATTATGGATTAAGTTTAGATGTATTAAGTAGAGTAATAGAAATAGTTTCAAATAAAACTTATAGAGATTTTGTAAAAGAAGAAGTCTTTAACAAATTAAATATGAATGATTCTGATTATTATTTATTTGATAATAAAAGAAAAGCTAATGTATTTAAATGATCTTATAAAGAAGATCAAAACCATTTAGATCAAGTTGAAAACTTTGACTTTTTATTTCAATCAATTGATAAATTATCAGTATGTAATTTAGGTGGTAGTGGATTGTTTACAACAGCTGATGATTATTTAAAATTTTTAAACGTTTTAATTGATGGTAAATTAGAAGATAATACTCAATTCATTTCATTAGATCTATTAAATGAAATGAAATCAGATCAACTTACTAAACATAACTTAAAACAATTTTTTAATTGAAATTTAAATGAAGATTATAGCTATGGATTTGGTGGAAGAGTTAGAATTAAAAATCAATTATATCCACTAACAGAAGTTGGTGAATATGGATGAGATGGTTTATTAGGTTCATCTGGATTAATTGATACTAAAAACAAAATTACAATGACAATAATGTTATCTTCTCACCCTGGGCATAATAAACTAGTTGAAACTGAGTTTTTTGATGCTTTATATCAAGATTTAAGATTAAATAATCTAGCTTAA
- a CDS encoding PTS transporter subunit EIIC, with the protein MLTQTNKSNFKDKLKAFGANIMPTLSKLSKAFLLPIALLPIAGVFLGVGAAIAANTAEKSTLWFIGAVMKTMGEVCFGNLPVLFCISLALAYTKDSGVAAITAVVGFLVFNGIQAPLFVQGVIKSEKVSEYSLLWYKHVSNSLTGSNMGILSLNTGVLGGIFVGAIAAKCYNKFHQTQLPTAISFFSGTKLVPIITFVAVIPLSFIFMAVWPVIGLGLNKFGQVSGTLPYGTDSLIFEIVERSLVPFGLHHVFYAPLWWTSAGGSIAEGFENLQKQSDTVKTAFVNAYNALHSTNHENLEKIISVIKGNDKLWGAVGDQLISQAVIANLKILNFTDVEKLGINLGRFQSGKFGFMLLGLPAAALAMWLAAPKENRQQVFGIYFSAAFTCFLTGITEPIEYTFLFVAPWLFYGVHMPLASIAFWITGALQTHITQTVSGGIIDYIVFGVIPFIGGAMKPLSAFGVLIVAVGLAPIYFFAFYFLIKLFNVKTPGRDGNAEAKLYTKADYKASKGLNVDGSKMSSSTTDEKEQARLAKAAAIIEYLGGEENIVDVDSCASRLRLTVVDSKKANIDGIKSLGGTTGALVKGNNIQIVYGGEQEAIKPRMQKLLEQQRNEKMMTHSEEMKSDEMSMSCDAQEACEKKDCKLKEESCGCEENCMCEENKMQEQDQPVSEMKVEEKVVDEMMIEKPKSTRAKSTKAKSTTTKSTSKSTKSTKSTASKPKTTKTKSTNSKAKSTK; encoded by the coding sequence ATGTTAACACAAACAAACAAGAGTAATTTTAAAGATAAATTAAAGGCGTTTGGTGCTAATATTATGCCTACTTTATCTAAATTAAGTAAAGCATTTTTATTACCTATTGCTTTGTTACCTATTGCTGGTGTGTTTTTAGGAGTTGGAGCAGCTATTGCTGCAAATACAGCTGAAAAATCTACTTTGTGATTTATTGGTGCTGTTATGAAAACTATGGGAGAAGTTTGTTTTGGTAACTTACCTGTGTTATTCTGTATTTCTTTAGCTTTAGCTTATACTAAAGATTCAGGAGTTGCTGCAATTACTGCTGTTGTAGGATTTTTAGTATTTAATGGTATCCAAGCTCCTTTATTTGTTCAAGGAGTTATTAAAAGTGAAAAGGTTTCTGAGTATAGTTTATTATGATATAAACATGTTTCAAACTCACTAACTGGATCTAATATGGGGATCTTATCACTTAATACTGGGGTTTTAGGTGGTATATTTGTTGGAGCTATTGCTGCTAAATGTTATAACAAATTCCATCAAACTCAATTACCAACTGCTATTAGCTTTTTTAGTGGTACAAAATTAGTTCCTATTATTACTTTTGTAGCAGTTATTCCATTGTCATTCATTTTTATGGCTGTATGGCCTGTTATTGGATTAGGGTTAAATAAATTTGGTCAAGTATCAGGTACTTTACCTTATGGAACTGATTCATTAATTTTTGAAATCGTTGAACGTTCATTAGTTCCATTTGGACTACATCACGTGTTCTATGCTCCATTATGATGAACTAGTGCTGGAGGTTCAATTGCCGAAGGATTTGAAAATCTTCAAAAACAATCAGACACTGTTAAAACTGCATTTGTAAATGCTTATAATGCATTACACTCAACTAATCATGAAAATTTAGAAAAAATTATTTCTGTAATTAAAGGAAATGATAAATTATGAGGTGCGGTTGGTGATCAATTAATTTCTCAAGCTGTTATTGCTAATTTAAAAATTTTAAACTTTACGGATGTTGAAAAACTAGGAATTAACTTAGGAAGATTCCAATCAGGTAAATTTGGATTTATGTTATTAGGTTTACCGGCAGCTGCACTAGCTATGTGATTAGCAGCACCAAAAGAAAATAGACAACAAGTATTTGGTATTTACTTTTCAGCTGCATTTACTTGCTTTTTAACAGGTATTACAGAACCTATTGAATATACATTCTTATTTGTTGCTCCATGATTATTCTATGGTGTACATATGCCATTAGCTTCAATTGCATTCTGAATTACAGGGGCTTTACAAACACACATTACTCAAACTGTTTCTGGTGGAATCATTGATTACATAGTATTTGGAGTAATTCCATTTATTGGTGGAGCTATGAAACCATTATCAGCATTTGGTGTATTAATAGTTGCTGTTGGGTTAGCACCAATTTACTTCTTTGCATTCTACTTCTTGATTAAGTTATTTAATGTTAAAACACCAGGTAGAGATGGAAATGCTGAAGCTAAATTATACACTAAAGCAGATTATAAAGCATCTAAAGGATTAAATGTTGATGGTTCAAAAATGAGTTCATCAACAACTGATGAAAAAGAACAAGCTAGATTGGCAAAAGCTGCTGCTATTATTGAATATTTAGGTGGAGAAGAAAATATTGTTGATGTTGATTCTTGTGCTTCAAGATTAAGATTAACTGTTGTTGATTCTAAAAAGGCTAATATTGATGGAATTAAATCTTTAGGTGGGACAACTGGAGCTTTAGTAAAAGGAAATAACATTCAAATTGTTTATGGTGGAGAACAAGAAGCTATTAAACCAAGAATGCAAAAACTTTTAGAACAACAAAGAAATGAAAAAATGATGACTCACTCAGAAGAAATGAAATCTGATGAAATGAGTATGTCTTGTGATGCACAAGAAGCTTGTGAGAAAAAAGATTGTAAATTAAAAGAAGAATCTTGCGGTTGTGAAGAAAATTGCATGTGTGAAGAAAACAAAATGCAAGAACAAGATCAACCTGTAAGTGAAATGAAAGTTGAAGAAAAAGTAGTTGATGAAATGATGATTGAAAAACCAAAATCAACTAGAGCTAAATCAACTAAGGCTAAATCTACAACTACAAAGTCAACTTCAAAATCAACTAAATCAACAAAATCTACAGCTTCAAAACCAAAAACAACTAAAACAAAATCTACTAATTCAAAAGCTAAATCAACAAAATAA